The Thunnus thynnus chromosome 19, fThuThy2.1, whole genome shotgun sequence genome contains the following window.
ttaagtgTCGTTTGATATCTCCAGTCTGgctgtaatgtgtgttttagtcAAAAGTGGTTTTCAGTCTAGACACTATAAAGGACTGattgataaagtgctgcagagtGTTTCTCTTCCTGGCTGCAGGTTTTTACCCTCTTTGCAGAGTTATTCTGAAATTATCAGAAAGGTTGTTGGGTTCTTTTTGACAACTCTTGTTAGTGCAGGTTAAAGAATATGGCTTGACAGCAAGCCTCAGGAGAAGAGTTGGTGGTTTTGACAACCAATTTCATAATGATGGAGCGCATTATAATTCTTGGAAGATAATTAGCCACATGGCTCTATTAATGTGTTAGTCTGTTGGTCTagtctgaaatatctcaacaattatggATCCTTTTGAAATTTGtataaagacattcatggttcccacaGGATGGACTGTAATAATTTAAGTGAACCCTGAGTAACTTTTCATCCAGCGCCATCATCAGGCTGAAGTTTTACCCTTAAACATTCACaacagcctcagctgtatttgttttcagtgctaattagctAACATGCTACACTATGATGGTGAAtgttaattgttattttttcttatcattTGACTCAAAGCATGAGTGACATACAGATTCACAGAGGTGCTAGCATGGATAATGTTGCACAATTTGAACTCAGAGGTCTACAGACAATTCTTTCATGGCTTCATTTTTGCTCTTCTCTGTGTTGAGATGTGTAGGACTTAACATACACAAGTGTGGGCCTTTCTAAATCCATACAGGCTGCGGTCATGACCAGTCAGTTTATCTGGCACACAGCATGCAAGTCACAAAGCGACAAATTATGTCCAAGGAAAGAGCACACACCTGAGTTTAATGTAGATagttacatatactgtatgggTGTGATGCTGAGGTGCATCAATAGCTGTACACTAAACTATGTTGTGTAAAGAAGACAAAAACTTTCAAGGTGAAACAgttgatgaaagaaagaagagtgaAAACATTGATGgaaaaaagaaggagggaggtgaTTGAGGTAAGACGAGAGTTCCAGATCTGGCTGgagaagaggtctaatcagaCAGCTTAAGTGAGAACACCTGTGTGGTTGTACTGTGGGTGTGCAGGAGCTTGATGAGTGGATGAATAAACAGTTAGCTGGGACACCTCAgtgagccattgttaatgttattagtgacacttgtgcttttcctgaaAAAGGCCTTGGAAGGAACAACAGTAATCTTAACAGTGTGTAGGAATGATTTATGCCCCAAACGGTGTGTGTGAGAAGGTATGACTATGCATGGGCTGCAAGTAATGATTATATCcgttattgattaatcagtcaaatgttttttcaatgtatcaatttgtcattttgtctacaaaatgtcagaaaatagtgaaaaatggccTTTAGAATTTACCACAGCCTAagctgatgtcttcaaatgtccttttttgtccgaccaacagtccaaaacccaaagatattcaattaaccATCATAGACGACAAAGTAAACCAtaaaatcttcatatttgagaagcttgaggtttggcatttttgcaaaaacaaatgattgctgattaattttctgccaatcGACTACTCTGTTGTAGCTTGATAACAGtgtgtagtaataataatgtgtgaAAGTCAGTATGGTTCCTGACCTCATTCACTCACCCTTTACCTCCACCATATCCagtaaagacagacagaaggggAATAGTCACTTTtatacagcagacattttgacttgtcacgacaggaaaagcacaggtggaactgataacattaacgaAGCTAAATAGGTTTCAGCCATTGTCAATGATATTAAtttcaactgtgtttttattgttctgacatgtcaaaatgtaaaaagggGTCatagaaaaaaggaggaaagtgAAATAGGAGGGCAGACTGAAATAAAGAAGAGGAGTGAGTGAGGAAGGAACAgatgaacatacacacaaaaataccaTAGACCACTAAAACTTcaaacatttcatcaaaaaaCGTACCTAGttgcattttattatatatcttcaaaataaattaacataCAATGGAACACAATGAAACAAGACTCATAACATCTCTGAAAGCCTGTAACAGAATAAACCTCAAAATAGTGCCTGCTTTTTAGTAAACATAACTTGTACATAACGTACAAAAAATACTActcaaaaaatgtacaaaatgcagCAAACAAATATCAAGTATTGTGCAGTTTCCCCACCGCATTAAACCAGCCGCTGACAGTCAGTCATTACAGGGAAAATTACTAGTGCTGCCAGGCAGCGTGTTGAGCGCCAGAAGCTACATTAAAATCGTATGTCTCACCAGAGGCCAGTGAGCAGATAATGAGTAGCAAACAGCTCAGTGGCATAGCTTTGTCCATTTTGGTTCAGCAATACGAGCCAGTCAGGGATCTCAGATGGCTCGTCTGGGTGGTGGAATATAAGTATAAAGttaatacaatataatgcactACTGATAAGGTATAATGCACTGAGTCTCAAAAGCGCCTCCTGTCTGGAATAAATACTAGTACAATTTCTCctactgtaaaaacaacattattttaagACTTCTCTTCCACCAGAACAGCAGCACACAGctccaaaactaaaaaaaaaaaaaaaagaaaagaaaaagaaagaaaatgttttgttgctttgttcCATTTTTCTGTTACATGACAGAAGTTTTAAAGCATAATCAAGAGAGTAAACACATTCAGAGCTGAGTGCACAAGTGGTGCAAACAGCTCTCCCCTAACACAAATACTCACACACTTCCCCAAACACACTAAATAGAAAAACAAGACTTGACCACATACTAACATCCATTCCATacttagatttaaaaaaaaaaaaaaaaacgtttgtTCAAAGCTCCCTCTTCATGAAAGCACTGACCAGGAGTAGTAAATGGTGAATAAATAAGGGCTCTGTATGTGGAACCTGGATTTATCACAGCAGTAGGGTATTTTTTTGCCAAGCTGTTATAGCAAACTTTTTCAGTCAAAATCGAGTGAACGTTCACCACAGTCTGTCTGTAGTTGCTGTAACTACATACACCGTATGAAGATTCAGTAGTATTCAACTTGAGGGTCCATTTCCTCTTCAGTGCTATACAACAATCAGTCCATCATCAATAGTGCCAATTTAACATAGGACGTACCTACAAATTATAACACAAAAGTGTGACATGCAAAATAAAAtggtaacaaaacaaaaagaaaaaaaaaacattgcagtgCATTCAGTTGGCAGGTGTTTTATATTCTCGCACTGCTCCGGACTGACATCTCCATTTATGACAACATGTCGTAGCCCTCCCACTTGCACTAGCTGGCTAACGCCACTGTCTAATAACACGTCAGTCACATGATCATGTGTCAGTCATCTCCATGATTATTGGGTCCTGCCCAACAGTACTAGATAGAACAGAAACTGTCACAAGTGtccatctctctttttccttctctcctttctcacTTCCTCCGTGAGCTCCCTGGTCTCTTGACCTGCCAGAGGTGATTGTGGATGGTCAGGGCGTCCACGCTGACTGACACGGTCTTGGCAGGGATGACGGTGAACTGTTTGCGGTCCGAGCTGTATTTGTAGAGCTTGTCGATCATCTTCCGGCTGATGGAGCGCGGCCCTGTGCCCGTGAATTTGACGATCTCCTCAGTGTCCGGCGAGTAACTGTAAATGGCGCGGAACTGGCACCCGCCGTCACGGAAAAGGATGATCAGGTGATTGGACTCGCACTTTTCCAACTCCTGTGATCAATCAGTTATGGAACATAATTActaaatatggaaaaaaacaactcagaAACATAACTGTGTAAGAACTAAATCTGCATTTGCCGCaactgacacaaaaaacactgatgatTTTAGAAAAGTATGAATTATCCTTCACTTATTCACAATCAATAAATGAATTTCAAGTGATCACACTGACCTCCAGAATAAAATTCTTCTGGCCCTCATTGACCTTTCCAGCCAGGCAGCAGTGTGCGATGGCATTGATGATGATTGGCTTGTTGGACTTGGAGCTTGGCTCCTTGAAAAGTTTCGGacctttaacaaacaaaacataacaaagaGATTAATGAGAGAAATGCATACAATTTTGCAAGTGTTTAagggaatagttcaacattttgggaaatatgcttattcacctTCTCCCTGAGAGTTAGAAGAGAAGATCACTACAGCTTTAGAGTGGTATCGACCTTCTCATctctctcagcaagaaagtaaATCAgcgtatttctcaaaatgtcaaactattcctttacaGCACGCCTGAAAGCTTACTGCACAAAAGTTTTTTGCTTTGTGATGGtaacaatacattaaaaacattggTGTTATACGAATAAATAGGTTTTTCTGCATTACTGCTCACCATTGTACTCTGCTGAAGTGATGGAAGAGGCTATGGAGCCGCTCTCCCAGTCCCTCTCCATGTTCCTGCTTGATGCTCTGCTCAGCAAAGGGAATGACTCCACAGAGCACACGGATCCAGCCCTGGAAGACGCAGTCATTAGTGAATCAAATGACTACATTGATACAAGAGATGGGAACTGATTATCTTGTCAGGACCTAAACATTAAACAGGATGTCTCACCTCTGTGACTCTGCCCCACCAGAGATGACACTATCTGCCTCAGTAGCCAACGACAATGTGGATCCTCGATGACTGCAGCTCAGATCAGCTGAAAGTCGCAGACAGCAGGACTTATTACCAGTTACTTTACTAAATAAAACAGCAGTGTTTGTCAAGCCATGCCTGTTCCATTTCCACATGACAAGCAGTGAGCCAAATCCTGTGATGTTACTCTAAATACCAACAGATCTTTAATCTATCAATCAAACAACCCTGTGATTATGAAAAATCGATCATAGCCAAATCAGACTTGGATTTTAAACCCCTGAAGGATTGTTTCATTAGCTATTTTTAATAGATGTGTATGCTTGATGTCACATCATGCAGAGCAGGTTAGAAGGTTCACCTCCCCTGCAGCCTGCTGCTGAGCCCTGGGCTTTGATCAATATGGACACCTTCAGAGAATGACCTGCACAACACACAGGTGCACACTCAGAGCATGACAAACAATGTACacaagtgaagtgaagtgaatgGATATTATACACACAACAGCCTATTTGATTATACGACAACATGTAGACAAACAGActggacaaacagacaaaaatataaGCTGTTGAAGAGCTAAAGGTGCACTTACGTGTGGTGGATCCTTTGGAGAGGCTGTTGGACTCTTCGCGGTGCAGTGACTTGGGCCTGCTCCTGCGGGATTTAGTCCGTGGGCGAGGCTTAACCAGACCCTGCTCCTCCATCAGCGCTTGCTGCTTCCTCTGCAAGTATTCCTGCTTTATTAGCTCTCGCCGcgctttctcctcttctttacGAACACGATCCTCTTCTGCCTTACGCCTTCAAGAAAGGAGTGAGTCAAATACAGTATACACCCCCGTACGCACAAATCCACCTTAGACAATTCCTTATCCATATAATTAGTGTGTGTGAAAACATACCTGGCCTCATCACGTTTAAGCTCGCTCTCTACTTCTTGCTGTTGTTTGCGAACTCTCGCCTCTTCAGCTTTGCGCTGCTGTTTGAGGAGGAAGGCAGCACGACGCTTTGCCATTTCATCTTCTGCCTTCCCGTCATCCTGGAAGACAGAGAAGAGTGCTCATCATTTAGTTAGTAATTATGCCTCACAGATGGTACTCTTCTCTTTACACACCACTTCACAAGTTACGCATGGAagcacacataaaaatgcagataTCCTGAATTTTACCTTAAAGAAGAAGCCTAGTACATTCCTCTGCTCGCTATCTGCTGCGCAGTCTGTAACATCTGTGCTGCCATCCTCCACTGGATCCTTAAGCTCTGACAAATCGACCTCAATCAGTTGACCCTTGACCCTGGTAGTCTCATCTCCACCCATGGCCTCTGTCCCTGAGTTGCCAACGTAGTTCTCTTCTGGCTCTGCAGCCTGTGACAGAGGTTTGGGCGTATTGGAGATGACTGGCGGGTCCTGTGATTGGGGTTTGTCTGAGAACCGTGTAGTTCCCTCTCCGTTGCTGCGTTGGTTGGGGTCATCATGGACTCTGAAAGTGGTATTTCTCACACTGTTTCTCTCTATCCTGGAGCTCTCAACAGTTAACCCTGTCTCCTGCCCTCCACCGGTATTTTCTCTAGGAGAAGGCGTGCATTGACTGTCGGACTTGATCGAAGCCGTCTTGCTGTTCTCGTTTATCTGCTTTCGCTCTGAGGCTTTGTTGCGTTGGCTGGAGCTAAGCTTGGGAGGACGGCGAGCGGGAGCAGAATTGCTGCCACTGATATCGACAAAGTGAACTGCATACGATTTGGATTCTGAGGTAGAGGGTGATGTTTGTATTGTGTTGAGAGTTGTGCTAGGGTCTGATTGTACGGGTTCTGGCGGAGAGGCCACGCTCTGCTTCATCAGCCGGTCTTGCTGTAAGGAGAGTTGcatcatctgctgctgaatTGAACTAATAGCTTCATTGAGGAGATCTATGGAGCGGGAACATTCATTCATGTCAGGTTCAGCCACATTATCCTGGGACAAGGTGTTCAACCTGTTGTCTCTGTTTATCTGTCTTCCTTCTGTTTGACCTGCCTTAGCCTGGACTTTCAGAGCCTCAAGACAGGAGTCATCCTTGCAGGACTGGGTTTTCAATTTACTCCTGTCAGCATCTTCTAGTTCTGAGGAGGGGGAGTGTTTCAGGGGCAGGGGAAGTGTGTCACTCTTCCCTCCACCCTTCTTCACAATGTTTAAGAACGCAGCTTTTCCCAGCTTTAGTCGCTGCCGTGCAGATAGGgtctccatcttcttcttctgataCTCTATAGCACGTCTTTGCTCTTCTAGCTGCATGTGCAGTTGCAGCAGCTCTGAAGGCACTACTGATGGACTCACCATCATATTCTTCCCCAACACTGAAGCAGGCTCCTTCCCTAGCCAGCCGGAGCTGCCCTCACTCCTCAGCTGCCAGGGAGGGCAGGGGTTGATCTCCGAGCCATCTGGTGTGGTCTTCTGGGAGCTGCTGGTACTTGAGAATCCATCGCGGAGGGCAAGTTTAAGGAGCTTTCTCTCTGCAAAGCTGGTCATTTTGACACTGGCGCTACCTGAAGCACTGCAGCTGCTCGCCCAGGATGCTGTACTGAGGCAAGGGCTAGACCGCCCACTGCCGTCTTCCTTATCATCCCGCTCACTCACCTTTGAGTCTTCTCTAAGCTTGGCTGACTCACCCTCTCCCTCTACAAATTCACACACCTCACCCTCTTCTAAGAACTTTCCCTTTCCTCTCTTCACCACCTCTTTAGCAAGCTCCATCTGATCATCGtcctcatcatcttcctcaAGGTCTGCAATGTCTGAGTCAGAGTCGAGCCCTACGTCCATCCCAGAGGAGAAAGGACTGTGGCGGTCTGGCTCTCCTgacaaatgaaggaaaaagCCTTGGGGCTGTTTCTTCCCAGTCTGAGAGGTGCCCGTCGACCCTTCCGTGGGTGGCCTGAGAGAGCTTGTGACTGATTCTACCACAGGTACGGGTGTAAAAGCGCCTCTGTTTGACTCAGACGCTAGGGCTTTCCTCTGTGAGGTGCTTGGGACACTGGCGGTTGTTTTCCTGTAAGCTAGCGCTGCTCTAGAGCGACTCTCaccactctcctcctccttgttCAGGCTGATGCTCTTCTCTTTTGCTGGCTTAGGGACGGCAGGCATCAAAGGCTCCAGATAGTAGCTGTCTGCCTGGTGGTCTGGAGCAAAGGGACTCGTATCAAGGCAAGGAGAGCAACGACTATTAGAAACCCTTGGGGTGGAGGTTGAACTCTGGATTTCCAGCTCATCCTGCTCCATGTCGCTCCCAAGTCGATGTCGTGGAAACACTGAAGGGTGGATAACAGCaaccagctcctcctcctctatttcctcctcctcatcctctatGCGAATATGACTCAGCAGGCTTTGACCAGTGAGTCTGTGTTGAGGCAGTGTTCCTGACCCCAGTATGTGTTTAGGGGTAATACTCATAATGTTAGAGGCCAAGCTGTCTTTGCTGATGGAGCGAGCAATGCTGATACTGTCTGCGTCATCCTCCAGAGGAAAATGCAGGGCATAGGGCTGTGATAAAGGCCTGGAcagggacagagggaggaatAGGATTTAAGTGAGCTAAGTGTAATAaatcaagaaataaataaagaaatcgTCTGTTGTAGCTGTACCTGCTTCTAGATTAAATGGAGTAACTGTGAAAGTTGTAATTAAACGGCTcacctctgcctcctctctgGCCAGGCTAGTACTGATCCCTGATGCTGCCCATCCGGACGAGTCAGAGAGTTGGACCGATTTCTCAGCTCTGTACAAAGAAAATATGATCAGtattagaaaatgaatgaatacttTAACATGCAAtattaatgtttcatttcaacGTCCTAAAGTTGAGGAAGCTAGAATATAAAACTCACTCCAAAAGAATCTGatataaaataagaaatgttaCGTTACATCTCTAAACATTGCAGTGAACTCAGACCAAGACAGGATCTCTGTTATTCAAGTTATTAAAAACCCCTCTGCTTTAATTAAGAACTTATCAAGtacattgttttatgtttgaagTGGACAGACAAGGAAAATTCAAGAAAACAACGTTTAGATTACGATCAGAATATCTTTCCCACTCTGTatcttccctctccctcccttttctcTGCCCTCAAGCCTGTCCATAAATGTGATTAAATAGGGTTTGAAGAACTTTGTCATTTGAGTCAGCAAACTAAGTCAACACTGGTGCCTAAGTAAATATTGTTTTACATTACCTGAAGTGTCATCCTCAATCCCCTTCTGTTGTCTCTGTCTCAGTGGCAGTAGAGAGTGAGATGGGCTTGATGAGCGTGGTTTAGTGCTGTGAGGGAAATACAGAGATGTTTGGGTTTACAATTAAATCTGGTTTGATTTCTAAAATGTAGAATCATATAGTGAAAGATTTGCTTTAAAAAAGGTTACTCTGCATCATGgcaatttacagttttttttatgaataggTCACATTTTTGATAAAAAGGAAGAGCAtgtgataatgtaataatgaagTGTGAAAAAGTACATTAATCAATGAACCAGTAACTTGAAAGTAAAACGGGTTCTGTGTGGCGttgctgaaaaacacagttactGTATAATACCTGATGTCAGGGCTCGGAGGCGTGGTCAAGACGTCAGCAGAATTTGATGATGTCAGGAAACTACGTTTAGTGACGTTGGAGATAGGTATATGACTTCGAGAGCTCTTAGGCTGCAGCAGCAATCTCACTACAAAAATTGGAGAAGGGGATATTAATCATTAGAAGAAATCCTTTAACACtgtttagcatttttaaataaaagatcCATTGGCAGTTcaataaatgacaaaacaatacatCAAGAGAGTGTACTTTACCATCTCTGATTTCCTGAAGGTCCCTGGGCTGTACAAAATCTGGCTTCACAATCTCACACCACCAGAAGAGCTCAGCAATGAACACCATCACATTATTCTGCAAGATACAAGGTCAAGCTCAGTAGCAAGGCACATCAATGAATATTGGGTTGTGTTGCagtccatatttttatattacaatggatcaaatgactgtgtatgtgaaaggggtcattTATTGTAACAAATCCAACCTAACTCTGTAGTTACAGAGCCTCTCGGCTTATCTTTAAAccctttgttttggttttatggtctGCAGTTTTACTGTTTAGATTCATTCTCAGTAATCTTGTCAGCATCATTTTCAGCCacaaaaagctctgataaactgaTAAACTTCTCGTGTTGAAAGGAAAGTTAGGTGAAGCTACTGTCCAGCAAACCTCCGCATTGAATTTGATGGAATATTTAACACAATTTGTTTCCTTAGTAAATTAACCCATGTGTAGATTTGCATGTTAATAAGCATAGTAGAATGATCTGGGCATTTAACATAGCAAAACAGGGATAAAGGAATATTGGACTTTTTCAGGTGGACACAACCACGACACCAAATAAATGCTCAAGTTTCCCCCTGTCATCTGGATCTGTCAATATAGGCcctgtgtgtttacatgattaccatatcaactttataaggtgataatatgtcagtgttgtgtttacatcttcTTCTGTTGCCTGCGAGTGTCCAAAAAAAGCAATTAATGTAGGTTTAAGGTattttctgtgggtttttttggcTCACCCTCAGCACTGGTGGGGAATACAACATGTCCTCAGACTTCATATAGAAGCACTTGTTCAGGTATTCATTAGAGAACTCCTTCAGTAGCTGGAGGTTGTACATGCTGTCTGCTATGGAGGGGACCTCCTTCAGACAGATATCTGCAAGAAACAGCATGCATAGAACGGTCAACACTATCAGGTACACAATATGTGAGTGAACAGGTACAGTATCTAATGCTTTTCCTCAGTGGATTTAGTAGTCTATTGTTACCGTACCTTCCAGTCTGATGAGTTCTGGGCAATAGAAGTGGATCAAAGCAAGCAGTGCCGAGCCGTCTGAAATATCCTTCAACAGGTCGTCCAACAGGGGGAAGTGTTGAAGTGTCCGACCTGACAGGTGATCTCTGCGATAACGCACCTACATGGCCAGAGAGGGCCAGAGTTCAGATAAAGTTCATAAATTATCTTATCAGAACAGAGTCACATGACCACTTgtcacatgcaaacacaactATTAGCACcttgtaaaaaatgttttattcatttattactttCTAGCTCTCTCTAACATATGTACCGTAGAGTATGTGTTTGCAACTGGCATCTAGTTCTTGTTGGTGTTTATCTTCTATCAGTTAAAGGCAGATGGAGCTTTGCAAAGTCTTTTAAAGGAGCACCTTGTGCATTATGTGGTACATTAACTCTCAGAAATGTTAATCACTTTCAGGTACAATAGACTAAGATCTGTTTAGTAGCTGGTGCACgtgataaatgattaaaaaaagggaaaaacacaATAAGGGACaggatgaaataaagaaaatggtCAATGGTGAGTACATTACCACACGAGAGAACTCCACAGGCTCCAATAAGCAATGGGCCAGAGCATGCAATATATCAGGCTGGTGAGGGAAAAATGAGATGATTGGGAAGAAGTTAATGAAATGAGGTGAGCCATGACTGGATGAGAGGACATGAGCCATGTAAACACTGGCTCCATACAGGTTGTCTATGGCGACAATGAGTTATAAGTGCCTGGTAATTCATCAGGTTTCAGGTTCGCTCAACAGaaatcaacaaaaaagaaagcatACAGGGAGTATAGTGGTGCGTGTGGGGAGGGGAAGGTGATGAATATGAAACTCAGCTGAAAAATGCAGGAACTACCAAAGCTTTCATGCAAGGTAAAAAGCATATAAGCAAGGGGGCCACCAGGGGGCACTGTGTCATCTTCACTGTATTTAAATAACACATCATTCTTTATAAAACTGGTGTTAATTCATGCCTGGCTAATTTCTTGTTTGGCctattacagtttatttttacttaagcTGTCACATTGTGCTGTCCAAGCTGACACTGACATATATACACActtaaaagacacacacacatacacacacgcacacatattaGCGGTTGCTACGTCGGTTGCACTTACAGGTACAAGCTTCCAGTACCATTTGGAGGGAGACTAGTATCCAAGAGGCAGGAAGGGAAGGAATTTAGGGGgagacacaaacaggaagagCAGCAGACAAGTCAAGGGTCAGATACAGTGACAAGGAATCAGATAATCCCCAGTTACCATGGAGACAGATCTGATTTTAAAGGGTTAGGCTGAATGAGTCAAGAATATGTAGTTTAACAGAGAATAGGGAAATGAAGAAATAGCCGTACAGGACTACAGAACTCAGAACTAGAGACTTTGCTTACACTTGTCTGTCAATAATATTccttttctgattggctgatagGAACCACATCACGCCATGACTTAAAAATTGTGTTTGAATCTGTGATCAGAGGGTGATGTGAGGTGCTCATCAGATCACAGTGCAAGCAAGATCTGATGACAAAACCTACACACGTGACAGTTAATGCACCCAGTGAGGACAGGATACATCATGCGAGTGAAATCGCAGCCAGGAGGACAACAGACAAAGGCAACAACATCACTAAAGAAAGACAGTGTTTTAACAGAAAGGAGCTTCTttatgaaacaagaaaaaaagtgacaaagagAGAAGGCGATACCTTCTGGTGACTGGGTGACTCCAGCAGATGTTgcttcattttcatctctttttctgaGATCTCCCTCATCTTCATGTTCACCTTTAAGCGACAAAGATACGACAAAGGTCAacgcaaatgaaaaaaaatgaatgaatgcacaAATGCAAACAGGGACACATGAATGTTTGGTTCTTACCTTGTTGATCCAAAAGACCATCGCGTCTTCCAGGTCAAAAGGCAGCTCCTTGGAGGCACTGAAGTTCGAAAAACGCTTGACACTGGACACAACCTTCTCGATGCTGATCATCTCCACTGTGTAGGCCATCATCAGGGCATCAATGAGATGGATGTGGGAGCTCTGGAAGAACACAATAAACAGGAAAAGACAATGAGTTGTCTTTTAATATAACAACAGGAAGACTATTTTGGATTTGATTTGGTTTTACTATACAATGGCGTATCCTGCCCCATGTCGTGATAAGCAAATAATAGATTGCTGCTTCTTTTCCATGCATACAACTCTCGTTAAACATATGCTACAACGTCAATcatgttttcacacttttcatACATGGCTTTAAGGATAAGTTTGCAATAATGGGTCTGCAGAAGGTCAAATATGCAAGAAAGAACAGTGTTCCTTATGTGGTTACATTGTAGTTACATATAAGATTAAACAGTGATGATTTCAATGGGATTTCTGACTATTAGATAAGAATACTTAGATCATTATTTAGTCAGAGATTATTAGGCTTTTACACTTCACTTAAATTAGAGTAGTATCATCAAGTGAACTGGCAACCTACACTTGCCATCTGGCAAACAGCTAATGTGACTTTTCTTGCAAAAGCCAAATGTGAGCCAAGAGAAATGGGATAAATAATGCACCAGTCGACTAGACTGTTTCGCAGGTTTTAGAGGGCGTAACTAAAATATTCATGAAGCAAAATGAACCAAAAGGCtcagcatttttcatttaatgtgaACCCACTACtcagacatactgtattaaTCATATACTACAGGTGTGaaggcacaaaaacaaacaagactgGCTGATAAACTGCAGTTTATGTTGCATTTATGAGAGTTGTAAAGTGTCAATATGAATGCAGTTTCAGCTCAAATGGAGAAACCAAAGAGACTCAGATACACCCATTAATTAGTTTTCTCTAAAGcttcaaaatcaaaaatcaaagtCATCTTTTGAGAAAGACTTCTTG
Protein-coding sequences here:
- the camsap1a gene encoding calmodulin-regulated spectrin-associated protein 1a isoform X3; the protein is MDVEASAGRDSTRRRAAAAAAAADDAGGGGGGGGGMETQVVPLELYDSARAKIDANLRWLFAKAYGIDHIPADLRDPFYTDQYEQEHIKPPIIHLLLSGELYCRVCGLILHAEQAASLHSHQSVIQALSRKGIYVLETDNTPVSNLDLSSAPIKMSSHIHLIDALMMAYTVEMISIEKVVSSVKRFSNFSASKELPFDLEDAMVFWINKVNMKMREISEKEMKMKQHLLESPSHQKPDILHALAHCLLEPVEFSRVVRYRRDHLSGRTLQHFPLLDDLLKDISDGSALLALIHFYCPELIRLEDICLKEVPSIADSMYNLQLLKEFSNEYLNKCFYMKSEDMLYSPPVLRNNVMVFIAELFWWCEIVKPDFVQPRDLQEIRDVRLLLQPKSSRSHIPISNVTKRSFLTSSNSADVLTTPPSPDISTKPRSSSPSHSLLPLRQRQQKGIEDDTSELRNRSNSLTRPDGQHQGSVLAWPERRQRPLSQPYALHFPLEDDADSISIARSISKDSLASNIMSITPKHILGSGTLPQHRLTGQSLLSHIRIEDEEEEIEEEELVAVIHPSVFPRHRLGSDMEQDELEIQSSTSTPRVSNSRCSPCLDTSPFAPDHQADSYYLEPLMPAVPKPAKEKSISLNKEEESGESRSRAALAYRKTTASVPSTSQRKALASESNRGAFTPVPVVESVTSSLRPPTEGSTGTSQTGKKQPQGFFLHLSGEPDRHSPFSSGMDVGLDSDSDIADLEEDDEDDDQMELAKEVVKRGKGKFLEEGEVCEFVEGEGESAKLREDSKVSERDDKEDGSGRSSPCLSTASWASSCSASGSASVKMTSFAERKLLKLALRDGFSSTSSSQKTTPDGSEINPCPPWQLRSEGSSGWLGKEPASVLGKNMMVSPSVVPSELLQLHMQLEEQRRAIEYQKKKMETLSARQRLKLGKAAFLNIVKKGGGKSDTLPLPLKHSPSSELEDADRSKLKTQSCKDDSCLEALKVQAKAGQTEGRQINRDNRLNTLSQDNVAEPDMNECSRSIDLLNEAISSIQQQMMQLSLQQDRLMKQSVASPPEPVQSDPSTTLNTIQTSPSTSESKSYAVHFVDISGSNSAPARRPPKLSSSQRNKASERKQINENSKTASIKSDSQCTPSPRENTGGGQETGLTVESSRIERNSVRNTTFRVHDDPNQRSNGEGTTRFSDKPQSQDPPVISNTPKPLSQAAEPEENYVGNSGTEAMGGDETTRVKGQLIEVDLSELKDPVEDGSTDVTDCAADSEQRNVLGFFFKDDGKAEDEMAKRRAAFLLKQQRKAEEARVRKQQQEVESELKRDEARRKAEEDRVRKEEEKARRELIKQEYLQRKQQALMEEQGLVKPRPRTKSRRSRPKSLHREESNSLSKGSTTPDLSCSHRGSTLSLATEADSVISGGAESQRAGSVCSVESFPLLSRASSRNMERDWESGSIASSITSAEYNGPKLFKEPSSKSNKPIIINAIAHCCLAGKVNEGQKNFILEELEKCESNHLIILFRDGGCQFRAIYSYSPDTEEIVKFTGTGPRSISRKMIDKLYKYSSDRKQFTVIPAKTVSVSVDALTIHNHLWQVKRPGSSRRK